From Anopheles arabiensis isolate DONGOLA chromosome 3, AaraD3, whole genome shotgun sequence, a single genomic window includes:
- the LOC120904755 gene encoding cyclin-H — protein MYSLSSQKKFWTFKTEQELAELRVKQNVRFIAKHGASMTEEQRQAHFLSADEERLLLKQYELQLKEFCKRFEPPMPKYVVGTAFHYFKRFYLNNSSMDYHPKEILATCVYLACKVEEFNVSIAQFVANIKGDRVKAMDIILSNELLLMQELNYYLTIHNPMRPIEGFLIDIKTRCNMSNPDRLRPGIEDFIDKTFLTDAPLMYAPSQIALAAVLHAASKEQENLDSYVTESLFGSAKDKLPVLIEAVRRVRSMVRTIELPPKDRVRFLEKKLEKCRNQENNPDSQIYKQRMKKMYEDEDDLDVMGSSYHMNVSDASLDVSQLNTTNPANMTID, from the exons ATGTATTCCCTTAGCTCGCAGAAAAAGTTCTGGACTTTCAAAACCGAGCAGGAGCTGGCCGAGCTGCGTGTGAAACAAAACGTTCGCTTTATTGCCAAGCATGGGGCCAGCATGACG GAAGAACAGAGGCAGGCGCACTTCCTGTCTGCGGATGAGGAGCGATTATTGCTGAAACAGTATGAGCTACAGTTGAAAGAGTTCTGCAAACGGTTCGAGCCACCGATGCCCAAATACGTCGTGGGGACAGCATTCCACTACTTTAAGCGGTTTTATCTGAACAACTCGTCAATGGACTATCATCCGAAGGAAATTTT GGCAACATGCGTTTATTTGGCCTGCAAGGTGGAAGAGTTCAACGTTTCCATCGCACAGTTTGTGGCCAACATTAAGGGCGATCGGGTCAAAGCGATGGACATTATTCTGTCGAACGAGCTGTTGCTGATGCAGGAGCTCAACTACTACCTCACGATACACAATCCGATGAGACCTATAGAAGGATTTCTAATCGATATTAAG ACCCGATGTAACATGAGCAATCCCGATCGTTTGCGGCCCGGGATAGAAGATTTCATCGACAAAACGTTTCTAACCGATGCGCCCCTGATGTACGCACCGTCACAGATAGCTCTGGCGGCCGTTCTGCACGCCGCCAGCAAGGAGCAGGAGAATCTAGACAGCTACGTTACGGAATCGTTGTTTGGGTCGGCTAAGGACAAGCTGCCGGTGTTGATTGAAGCCGTCCGGAGAGTTCGCTCGATGGTGCGCACGATCGAACTGCCGCCAAAGGACCGGGTACGGTTTCTGGAGAAGAAGCTGGAAAAATGTCGCAACCAGGAGAACAACCCCGACAGCCAGAT CTACAAACAACGCATGAAGAAAATGTACGAAGACGAAGACGATCTGGACGTTATGGGGTCTTCGTACCATATGAACGTTTCGGATGCAAGCCTGGACGTTTCGCAGCTAAACACCACCAATCCGGCAAACATGACTATCGATTAA
- the LOC120899987 gene encoding uncharacterized protein LOC120899987 encodes MSGMYGHSREAVRVKVKKCEKNVPSETRKFSVDPQITNLEVLYSLLAKAFDLKTDFGISYKVIEANGQESYLVVLSDWDLEAAFLRAHNQSIASKSEPCLNLRVDIKPFSEASEWDGNSTGGGPSIPRELVSLQQSIGAGHKYVQNKLPGLIMNQMEKTFSMVQRAFNLVEDPLLTQPIRPPLSDAEFRKLQDSVGQILAPEQLRKVIYLGGIDPSLRRVVWKHILNVYPDGMTGRERMEYMKRKSAEYFRLRDVWRSTMQRGNIVGELAYVTSMVRKDVLRTDRLHPFYAGSDDNQNIAALFNVLTTYALNHPAVSYCQGMSDIASPLLVTMGDEAQAYICFCAIMERLSCNFMLDGIAMTLKFAHLSEALQYYDPDFFAYLKHHQADDLLFCYRWLLLEMKREFAFDDALRMLEVLWSSLPPMAPKGELALYEREYEPPAPSDESVHPPPSQSPSVMLRTPRENPYTKVCALRRQSSALSLSSSCCTSTNPLANPSSRYDRYGGVGVGGRLDASRRLNLSLDENITRENIYSTKVGHVQKVHQSLDEAKIALVKQRKIVRSVGDDDNIQEGFEMAHSLDQGEDDNATDVEDSVFHSPQHQLKANSSKTNPFIDGSMESVSAPEPPAEELDRPAAEVVTEFKPESSTPGTNSSSAASSVRNSPVIGRSRSLFSTSAATGKMIARQLSNQKKHFTAAGGGGGGGTGGVGHFHDLKEKLAASRKGIFASLDKAHSIEGGGGEGAPGRAGSNQVEKSKPKLVKNFNEFLNFAAMNKSRISDRLVTKKMLTNASVVGSNANNSCSLDSTTSSYTTTTTGGGVTSEVSRDDSTETIEYNELKPKPVIKLTKSSFDDSDSSATSVGVGMDSMATTTALSRSSDNSSFIVDDSSASVSPIHIRREEQEQPAANEDVGTEHASIAPAVHRPVELFVASAGTVAVAPVGDGSSPDDSQEYFPMTTSMTRELRMELENLDRHVLGTDFHSKQQRFYTLNSCLDLETPPESGDSMVPYSDGRRMLPLGVAAATASTTIAYSKLDNNGSLPRTLAATMEIESIDEICDRSPLEQAGAEETREDREVVRYREKPGRRRTGTGGATGSVVSENRDSKRISTSSANVSSDVFVWENPLHQECGDDGEPVSPVSGGMITGEVTQIQQRTATTPDEHPELEYDGEIIEETTLGKKSVTPIRLVRKNGDRSVPGSARNSMILPDSSDSSDDSPLSRSPAAVKFKFHPNNPFFDAASSAIDNRPTALLHRPVDDGEGELLEEGTEASVVTGMPSVSDVASNREDIVSRQPLASPTMITSLPLEPSPLDVNFGEAGGSSAGGPILTAATASAGTIPSSTLPSMKVAGVLPPPQEFGGGNPFLMFLCLTILLQHRDYIMKTGMDYNEMAMHFDKMVRKHNVTRVLNQARQMYAEYRRMYQQQLMASSSSISSAGKGSAGLSMSMMANSYHGSLGGGSVTDALARKASAPEVSSARRNTGGDLTLVT; translated from the exons ATGTCCGGAATGTATGGTCACAGCCGTGAAGCGGTTCGGGTGAAAGTGAAG AAATGTGAGAAAAACGTTCCATCGGAAACGAGGAAGTTCAGCGTCGATCCGCAGATTACCAACCTCGAGGTGCTGTACTCGCTGCTGGCCAAAGCGTTCGATTTGAAAACCGATTTCGGCATCAGCTACAAGGTGATCGAAGCGAACGGACAGGAAAGCTATCTCGTCGTACTGTCCGACTGGGATCTGGAGGCCGCCTTCCTGCGGGCCCACAATCAGTCGATTGCCAGTAAAAGTGAACCGTGCCTGAATCTTCGCGTCGACATTAAACCCTTCTCGGAGGCTTCGGAATGGGACGGCAATAGTACGGGCGGGGGTCCGAGCATACCGCGCGAGCTCGTCTCCCTGCAGCAGTCGATCGGTGCTGGCCACAAGTACGTGCAGAACAAGCTGCCCGGCCTGATCATGAACCAGATGGAGAAAACGTTCTCCATGGTACAGCGAGCGTTCAATCTGGTTGAGGATCCGTTGCTAACGCAACCGATCAGGCCACCGCTGTCGGATGCCGAGTTTCGTAAGCTGCAAGATTCGGTAGGTCAAATATTGGCCCCCGAACAGTTGCGCAAGGTGATCTATCTCGGTGGAATCGACCCCAGCCTGAGACGTGTCGTGTGGAAACACATACTGAACGTGTACCCCGACGGCATGACCGGCAGGGAGCGGATGGAGTACATGAAAAGGAAGTCAG CGGAATATTTTCGATTGCGTGATGTGTGGCGCAGCACGATGCAGCGCGGCAACATTGTCGGCGAGCTGGCGTACGTTACAAGCATGGTGCGGAAGGACGTCCTTCGCACCGATCGGCTGCATCCATTCTACGCTGGCAGTGACGACAATCAAAACATTGCCGCACTGTTCAATGTGCTCACGACGTATGCGCTGAACCATCCGGCGGTCAGCTACTGCCAGGGCATGTCGGACATTGCCTCGCCGCTGCTCGTAACGATGGGCGACGAGGCGCAGGCCTACATCTGCTTCTGCGCCATCATGGAGCGGTTGAGCTGTAACTTTATGCTGGACGGGATCGCGATGACGCTCAAGTTTGCCCACCTGTCCGAAGCGCTGCAGTACTACGATCCGGACTTTTTCGCCTACCTGAAGCACCACCAGGCGGACGATTTGCTGTTCTGCTaccgctggctgctgctggagatGAAGCGCGAGTTTGCGTTCGACGATGCGCTGCGCATGCTGGAGGTGCTGTGGAGCTCGCTGCCACCGATGGCACCGAAGGGCGAGCTGGCACTGTACGAGCGGGAGTACGAGCCGCCGGCACCGTCGGACGAGAGCGTGCATCCACCGCCCAGCCAAAGCCCGTCGGTGATGTTGCGAACGCCGCGCGAAAACCCCTACACGAAGGTGTGCGCCCTCCGGCGGCAAAGTTCGGCACTTTCGCTCAGCTCTTCCTGCTGCACCTCGACGAACCCGCTCGCCAATCCGTCGAGCCGGTACGATCGGTACGGTGGCGTTGGTGTGGGGGGGCGTCTGGATGCATCGCGCCGGCTCAACCTTAGCCTGGACGAGAACATTACGCGCGAAAACATTTACTCCACCAAGGTGGGCCACGTGCAGAAGGTTCACCAGAGCCTGGACGAGGCGAAGATTGCGCTGGTGAAGCAGAGGAAAATCGTCCGCAGCGTCGGGGACGATGATAATATTCAGGAGGGATTCGAAATGGCCCACTCGCTGGACCAGGGTGAGGACGATAATGCGACCGACGTGGAGGACAGTGTGTTCCATTCGCCGCAGCATCAGCTAAAagcgaacagcagcaaaacgaaTCCCTTCATCGATGGGTCAATGGAAAGCGTGTCGGCGCCAGAACCGCCGGCGGAAGAGTTGGACCGCCCCGCGGCGGAAGTGGTGACAGAATTCAAACCAGAATCCTCAACACCCGgcacaaacagcagcagtgcgGCTAGTAGTGTGCGAAACTCGCCAGTGATAGGACGCAGCCGGAGCCTTTTCTCAACGTCGGCCGCAACGGGCAAAATGATCGCCCGCCAATTAAGCAATCAAAAGAAACACTTCACGGCtgcgggcggtggtggtggcggtggaacGGGAGGTGTGGGTCATTTTCACGATCTGAAGGAAAAGCTTGCGGCAAGTCGGAAAGGCATCTTTGCCTCGCTGGACAAAGCGCACAGCATCGAGGGAGGAGGTGGCGAGGGAGCCCCGGGTCGAGCCGGGAGCAATCAGGTGGAAAAATCGAAACCGAAGCTGGTGAAAAATTTCAACGAGTTCCTTAACTTTGCCGCCATGAACAAGAGCCGCATCAGCGATCGGCTGGTGACGAAAAAGATGCTCACGAACGCGAGCGTCGTGGGAAGCAATGCAAACAACAGCTGCTCGCTGGACTCAACGACCAGCAGctacacgacgacgacgaccggtGGCGGTGTGACGAGCGAAGTGTCCCGGGACGATTCGACCGAAACGATCGAGTACAACGAGCTGAAACCGAAGCCCGTTATCAAGCTGACCAAATCGTCGTTCGATGATTCCGACTCGTCCGCGACGAGTGTCGGCGTGGGGATGGACTCGATGGCCACAACGACGGCGCTTTCACGCTCCAGCGACAATAGCAGCTTTATTGTGGACGATAGCTCTGCCTCCGTGTCGCCGATTCACATCCGGCGGGAGGAACAGGAGCAACCGGCAGCAAACGAGGACGTGGGGACGGAGCACGCGAGCATTGCGCCGGCAGTTCATCGGCCGGTGGAGTTGTTTGTGGCGAGCGCTGGTACCGTAGCTGTTGCGCCGGTTGGGGACGGTAGCAGTCCGGACGATTCGCAGGAATACTTCCCAATGACCACGTCCATGACACGAGAATTGCGCATGGAGCTGGAAAACCTCGATCGGCATGTGTTGGGTACGGATTTCcacagcaagcagcagcgcTTCTACACGCTTAACAGTTGCCTCGATCTGGAAACGCCGCCCGAAAGCGGCGACTCCATGGTGCCGTACTCCGACGGCCGACGGATGCTTCCACTTGGCGTGGCGGCTGCAACTGCCTCCACTACCATCGCATACAGCAAGCTCGACAATAATGGCAGCCTGCCGCGAACGCTTGCCGCAACGATGGAAATTGAATCAATTGACGAAATCTGTGATCGTTCTCCGCTCGAGCAGGCGGGAGCGGAGGAAACGCGAGAAGACCGCGAGGTCGTGCGGTACCGGGAAAAGCCGGGCCGCCGGCGCACGGGGACGGGCGGTGCGACGGGCAGTGTGGTGAGCGAAAATCGCGACAGCAAACGAATCAGCACGTCCAGCGCAAACGTCAGCAGCGATGTATTTGTGTGGGAAAACCCGCTGCACCAGGAGTGTGGTGATGATGGCGAACCGGTAAGCCCGGTATCGGGCGGTATGATAACCGGCGAGGTGACGCAGATACAGCAGCGCACCGCTACCACCCCGGACGAACATCCGGAGCTGGAGTACGATGGGGAAATTATCGAAGAAACAACGCTGGGAAAGAAATCCGTCACGCCGATACGGTTGGTGCGGAAAAATGGCGACCGGTCCGTGCCGGGCTCGGCTCGAAACTCAATGATTCTGCCCGACTCTTCGGACTCTTCGGACGACTCGCCGCTCTCACGATCGCCGGCAGCCGTTAAGTTTAAATTCCACCCCAACAATCCCTTCTTCGATGCGGCCTCAAGCGCGATCGATAATCGTCCGACGGCGCTGCTTCACCGACCCGTGGACGATGGTGAGGGAGAGCTGCTGGAAGAGGGCACCGAAGCATCCGTTGTAACTGGTATGCCTAGCGTTAGCGATGTCGCCTCCAATCGGGAAGATATCGTATCGAGGCAACCGCTAGCTTCACCGACAATGATCACCTCCCTTCCGCTGGAACCGAGCCCGCTCGATGTGAACTTTGGTGAGGCTGGTGGTAGTAGTGCTGGTGGCCCCATTctaacagcagcaaccgccaGCGCCGGTACCATTCCGAGCAGCACGCTCCCAAGCATGAAGGTGGCGGGTGTACTTCCACCACCGCAAGAGTTCGGCGGAGGCAATCCGTTCCTGATGTTCCTTTGCCTAACGATACTGCTGCAGCATCGCGACTACATCATGAAGACGGGCATGGACTACAACGAGATGGCGATGCACTTCGACAAGATGGTGCGCAAGCACAACGTGACGCGTGTGCTTAATCAAGCCCGCCAGATGTACGCCGAGTATCGGCGGATGTACCAGCAGCAACTAatggcgagcagcagcagcatcagca